The Anolis carolinensis isolate JA03-04 chromosome 2, rAnoCar3.1.pri, whole genome shotgun sequence genome has a window encoding:
- the LOC100565295 gene encoding butyrophilin subfamily 1 member A1 has product MKSPVFPYASEMSCFWFIFMLFFVISPINDVSPAQLTVNGPLHPVTASLSEDIVLHCHLSPRTSAENMEIKWFRSQNSSYVHLYHNGKEHLEKQQPEYQGRTELLTDGIEDGKIGLRILNVSFYDAGQYHCSVKNKSFHQEATLDIKVAALGSTPLISIERYQERGIYLVCRSRGWYPQPEVLWRNPSGKHLSFLAKETSQENNGLFEVQKDILLTEGSNQPLTCVVRNRLLNQEKGSTIHVADNFFPKIDPWAVGLCVSILVPVGLLIAILYLINRNRKLITELSWRNMVVPIEKANVTLDPSTANKELILSADQKNVIQGFMWHNLPDHPWRFDVERCILGKEGFSSGRHYWEVEVGEEGYWAVGVARESVRRKGRLSLDPDEGIWAVEKARVQTVQYQALTIPQTPLTLRKRPRKVGIYLDYELGKVAFHDVNHKMHIFTFFAADFNGETIFPFLQVGIGCWLTVCP; this is encoded by the exons atgaaatctccTGTCTTCCCTTATGCCTCGGAAATGAGCTgcttttggttcattttcatgcttttctTTGTTATTTCACCTATTAATGATGTGAGCCCTG CCCAGTTGACTGTGAATGGGCCACTCCACCCAGTCACTGCCTCTTTGAGTGAGGATATTGTGCTGCACTGTCATCTGTCCCCCAGAACGAGTGCAGAAAACATGGAAATAAAATGGTTTCGCTCCCAGAATTCTTCGTATGTGCACCTTTATCACAATGGCAAAGAGCATTTGGAAAAGCAGCAGCCAGAATACCAAGGAAGAACAGAATTGTTGACAGATGGCATTGAGGATGGAAAGATTGGCCTGAGGATTTTAAATGTCAGCTTCTATGATGCAGGACAGTATCACTGCTCTGTGAAGAACAAGAGCTTCCATCAAGAAGCCACACTGGATATAAAAGTGGCTG CATTAGGCTCTACTCCTCTCATTTCCATTGAACGTTATCAGGAGAGAGGGATCTACTTGGTTTGCCGATCCAGGGGTTGGTACCCACAGCCAGAGGTCTTGTGGAGAAATCCCAGTGGGAAGCATCTGTCCTTTTTGGCTAAGGAAACATCCCAGGAGAACAATGGGCTGTTTGAAGTACAGAAGGACATTCTCCTAACAGAAGGTTCAAACCAGCCCTTAACCTGTGTGGTCCGGAACAGGCTCCTCAACCAGGAGAAAGGATCAACCATTCACGTTGCAG ATAACTTCTTCCCAAAGATTGATCCCTGGGCAGTTGGTCTATGTGTATCCATCCTAGTTCCTGTTGGCTTACTTATTGCTATTCTGTACCTGATTAACAGAAACA gAAAGCTCATCACAGAACTGA GTTGGAGGAATATGGTGGTGCCCATAGAGAAAG CCAATGTAACACTGGATCCaagcacagcaaacaaagaattgatCCTGTCTGCAGACCAGAAGAACGTCATACAAGGCTTCATGTGGCACAACCTCCCTGACCATCCTTGGAGATTTGATGTGGAGCGCTGCATTTTGGGAAAAGAGGGCTTTTCCTCAGGGAGGCATTACTGGGAAGTGGAAGTCGGGGAAGAAGGGTACTGGGCTGTGGGGGTGGCTAGGGAATCTGTCAGGAGGAAAGGAAGGCTCAGCCTTGATCCAGATGAAGGCATCTGGGCTGTGGAGAAGGCTCGAGTCCAAACTGTCCAGTACCAGGCTCTTACCATCCCACAGACTCCTCTAACCCTGCGCAAGAGACCCAGGAAAGTTGGGATTTATTTGGACTATGAGCTGGGAAAGGTGGCCTTTCATGATGTCAATCACAAGATGCACATCTTCACATTCTTCGCTGCAGATTTCAATGGGGAAACAATTTTCCCTTTCCTACAGGTGGGAATAGGATGCTGGCTTACAGTCTGCCCCTGA